The Coffea arabica cultivar ET-39 chromosome 10e, Coffea Arabica ET-39 HiFi, whole genome shotgun sequence region gtatatttatatttaattatatatataatatttaatttaattagttacaaacttataataataatattattagttatatgtattatataatgtatattaatttatgtaatataattaatattatcaattatactaataattatacatgtttactaatagaaattattaattagttagactaaatttactaatacatttatactaatgtATTTAATTAGTGAGAATTTCTTATATCCCATTTACAAAGAGCCAATAACTATCATTTACGATGtggtttataatatatttattatattccatTCCGAAAGAGTTgacgaaccaaacatcaactatagtaatgatacacattccaggtacttgaaccaaacaaatgtattggaatgaatgacctcattccaaacccaagatATCTGATTCCGATGTGCGAACCAAGCGCCACCTTAGTCTTTTAGGCGAGCAGGCTACTACAGAAAATTGTCCGGCTATAAGTTGAGAGATCAAAACCCTAGATTTGTTAAATCTCTGGACTTGCAGTTAATTCAAAAGATGAAGATGCTCTAATACACCTTTCTCCAACTATCTCTAGATTCTCTTGAATTAGGAGTAAGAATAGAAATAGACTAACAATTATTGTGtcgacacaaaaaaaaaatataaaatgattttGGATGTGTGCCTTGAAAATTTGCTCCTGTTGTTTCTGATTGGAAAGTTTTTTgcatcacaaaaaataaaataaaatcctgAAGAAGCTTGCCTTTTGCTCTCTTTCCATTTCTTTCCTAGTtagataaaaaatttcaacacTCAGTAAGATATCTTAAGGTTCAACATTACTAGGAGGAAGAATGGACTGGATGGTTCGGGGAAGGGAATGTAAATAAGAGGTTTTAGGTTCAAACCCTTCCACTTATACTATAGATAAAAAAAAGCTCCATATTACATTATTACTAGTGTATTCTGCCCTAAATAAACCacttccttttctcttctttcattGGATTCTTTCCAAATATCGGTTCCCAAACGAGTTTAGATCAATTATGATAAATATAGGCACATCTATTTTGCGAGAGTACTTTTGAAGAAATAGTTACACCTTGGAATTAATGACAGGGATGCCATTCATAATGAAAAACATAGTCTGAAATTCGAGCTAATCCATATAAAGTCAAATTGTAGTCCTCACATTAGTGGGATTTGACAACCGAAATCCTCCACTTGGAAGCTAAACTGTAGTCCTCATATTTGGCAACTTGTtggtcctctttttttttttttttttttaaaaaaaggtttTGAAAACCCATTAAAAAACAAgtaattcatgatttttttaCATCTTCAATCATTTACCTATTAAAAAAATGACATCTTCAATCATTTTATAGCTTTCAACTTCCCCATGTGAACCTTTTCAAACAGAAGCCACACAATGGAGGAATATTTGGATGGTACTTTTCTCCTAAAAGGAGCTGGTTGTTGTATAGTCAATGTTCTATCTGGGGAAGTATCACCATGGCAATGAATTCTTTTTTCCCTCTGTTTTTGGGTGAATATTCCCAGTTGCAGCAGGgaaccaatatatatatatatatatatatatatatatatatatatatatatatttcccaGATAATACAAGTGTCATGAACTGGTCGTAATCATCGGAATCATACATTCATTGACTTAAGCTGTCATCAATGGCTCCTTCAATTCCATAAGGGCCATTCCAATTCACACTAGcaagagaaaatggtgaaagaAGTACATAGAAAATGTCTTTTATTGCTACGATGCTATTATTTTGTCTATAAAAAGACCTCCCCCACGAAAATACTTGGTAGATTTCTTTACTCCAAATCGTGCATGAAAAATTGACAATATATATCTTCAATGATCAGcctaataattttccttttATAGAGCAGTATCCGTACTCCTCGCACGTTGTAGATTCTTGGTTTCATGCTTCCAGCTGTCAACACATTCTATAAATCTGAATTTTAACTcgtttggattgccattttttcgttcaaaaatttttacatttttcgtaaatatattttctaatcactttttacctcacatatatcaaatcactatagtacatttttttaccaaaaaaaactcaaaaaaatatcaatccaaatgaGCTACATCTTTCCATTTTTATTATCCAACTAGCGAATATGACATCTTATGTATAGGTCAGTTAAATATTACATTCTCCACCAAATATGCTATCAGATGTGCTATCAGATCACAAGTTATAgtaatcttttgaagaaatgtTAAATTTATTCGTACAATTTAGTCAAAAGAAGcataataaattcaaaattcGCCATGGTATTATTAATGAGTACTTTCAAGGTCTCTATTATGGAAACTTCCTTGCCTTGGTCATGTGTACTAATTATTTAGTGTCGTGTACGCACGTCTATGTTTTTCAGAGTGCTAAAGATAATATTTTATTAACGGCAGATGAAAATTAGCCTTAAGCcggcaacttttttttttttaataaaaaattttcagtaaGTTAAGACAACTTCTGAAACTATATTAAGCTACTAAAATACTACGAAATTTTTGTCTTTGTTCCAGTGACTTCAGAAGCATCAACTTCTGAAAAATTGACTCCTTAAGTAGTGGGGGCATACAGGCTTCTTCTACGAGGTTCAACTATGCAATTAGAGTCAAAAGAATTCCTCTCAAGATTACGGTTTCAATATATGTAGACATTAACTTTCTATGCTTGATTTATTATAAGAAAAATCTAAATAATTGGCCTTATatggattgtaatttttcacccaaaaattttacattttttgtgaacacattttttaatctcCTTTTTATCTCAATACATCAATTTGATACAATTTATTTTtccacaaaaatttaaaaaaatggtaATCCAAACGGATTGTTAAACATTTCAGTAGCAATTTTTCAATAACCGAAGACGAAAAATTGGTTGCCCCTCTATACCAGGGAATTCTTGATCATTCCACATTCTGGTCTACTATAAGGAGAAATCAACCTAAACATTTCGATGGCAAGTTTTCAATGACAGAAGATGGAAAATTGACTGCCCCTTTGTGCGAGGGAATTCATGATCTTTCCTCGTTCTAGTCTACTTGTCaattcttggaaaaaaaaaaaagaatactcATTTCTAAAATATACAGCCTCTTCATTTGCACTATCCTGCAGTCAAATTGATAGACATATATTCCGAAACTCAGACACAAGCAATTTTGCTAGGAAAATTCGCTGTTCAATAACCAACTCGATGCCTTACTGCATTATAAATTTTGTACCCTTCCAGCACAAacccctatttttttatttattgtagcTTTTTCATCTAGGTAAGAATCTCCCAACTCATTTCTTTAGAAACCCTGTATTTAACCCCACCTTTAAAAGTCTCCACATGTTTCTTTAACATTTAAAACTATTCACCGACTCGCAATTGACGTCAGAAATTCTAAGAGGAATTCTACTATACTCCAAGATTGGCCATGAtgagaaaatggtgattttgaaTTATTATATTATAACCTCCTTTTTTTTGGCATGAAAAAGTTTGGGTAGATTAGGCTTTGATGATCACCACTAGTCAAAATATACTCCCGATACCATAGAATACTTACAAGTGTTCTAATATATCACTCACCAACACAGTTCTTATATCGACAACAAAATTCAAACACATAATGTTTTGTAAGAAAGTAGTCCGAACTTACCAATTCAACCAACTTGTGTTGATGATGTACATGTCTTCTTGACAAGAAAAGGATGGACAAAAGATAGTTAAACAATGTCTAACACTTTTTTGGAGACAAAAAAGCATTGCTAAATCAAGCATTTACACAAAATTTCAAAGTCACCGCTATGCTAAGTTGCAAAGTTATGCAAACGCTTAATATTATACCGTTCAGGATTTAACAATTTAGAGCATAATCCTCAAACAACGACAATTAAATAATGAATGTTCACGATTGCCAAATCAAAGTACAGTTCGACGACAACCCATTCCAACGTGTACAAGATAATTAACTTTTCCAATGTTGTTTAAAGAATTTGAAGAGACTTACTATGCTCACATATTGCAAGTCCAAGGACTTAAAAATGAAGATATGAGGGCTATAAAAAGAGGGCTAGAAGCTACCTGGAAGCATATTCGCCTAAAACCAGATTTTGTTGCAATGGGGAGCAAAGCAATGCGGTCTAGGCTGGCTCCTCTTCTTACCACCGTTTTGGTGGTATTCGTCGCTCTTGGCTTGCCTTCAGAGACTGCAGCTGACTATTACAAGTATTCATCTCCTCCTCCTCACAACTATTCCTCACCACCACCTCTACTGTATTCACCACCACCTCCTGTTTACAAGTCACCTCCACCACCTTACCACTATTTCTCACCGTCACCTCCAGAGCATTCACCTCCACCACCGCCTCCAGTTTACAAGTCACCCCCGCCACCTTACCACAACTCCTCACCGCCACCTCGAGTGCATTCGCCTCCTCCACCACCATACCACTATTTATCACCACCACCTCCAGTGCATTCTTCTCCACCACCACCGGTTTACAAGTTACCTCCACCTCCATTTTACAAGTCCCCACCACCACCTTACCATTATTCCTCGCCACCACCTCCACCGCCACCGGTTTACAAGTCacctccaccacctcctccaGTTTATAAGTCCCTGCCACCACCTTACCATTATTCCTCACCACCACCTCCAGTGCATTCACCCCCACCCCCACCTGTTTACAAGTCACCCCCACCACCTTACCACTACACATCACCGCCGCCTCCAATGCattcaccaccaccaccaccaccaccgatATACAAGTCacctccaccacctcctccaGTTTACAAGTCACCCCCGCCACCTTACCACTACTCCTCACCACCACCTCCAGTATATTCACCTCTACCACCACCGGTTTACAAGTCACCTCCACCACCTCCCCCAGTTTACGAGTCCTCGCCTCCACCTTACCATTATTCCTCACCACCACCTCCAGTGCATTCACCCCCATCCCCACCAGTTTACAAGTCGCCCCCACCACTATACCACTATAGTTCACCACCACCTCCAGTGCATTCACCTCCACCACCAACTATTTATCAGTCACCCCCACCACTTCCACCAGTATACAAGTCCCCACCACCACCTTACCACTATTCATCACCACCACCTGTTTCTAAGTCACCTCCACCACCTTACCATTATTCCTCACCACCTCCTCTAGCGCACtcacctccaccaccaccgGTTTATAAGTCacctccaccacctcctccaGTTTACAAGTCCCCGCCACCACCTTACCATTATTCCTCACCGCCACCTCCAATGCATTCATCCCTACCCCCACCTATTTACAAGTCACCCCCACCACCTTACCACTACACTTCACCGCCGCCTCCAGTGCATTCACCTCCACCACCAACTGTTTATAAGTCAcctccaccacctccaccaGTCTACAAGTCCCCACCACCACCTTACCACTATTCCTTGCCACCGCCTCCAGTACATtcacctccaccaccacctaTTTACAAGTCACCTCTACCACCTCCTCCAATTTACAAGTCCCCGCCACCACCTTACCAATATTCCTCACCTCCACCTCCAGTGCATtcacctccaccaccaccgATTTACAAGTCACCTCCTCCAGTTTATAAGTCCCCGCCACCACCTTACCATTATTCCTCACCACCACCTCCAGTGCATTCACTCCCTTCCCCACCAGTTTACAAGTCGCCCCCACCACCTTACCACTACACTTCACCGCCACCTCCAGTGCATTCACCTCCACCAGTATACAAGTCCCCACCACCACCTTACCACTATTCCTCGCCACCACCTCCAGTACATTCACCTTCACCACCATCTGTTTATAAGTCATCTCCACCACCTTACCATTATTACTCACCACCACCTCCAGTGCACtcacctccaccaccaccaattTATAAGTCacctccaccacctcctccaGTTTACAAGTCCCCGCCACCACCAGTTTACAGGTCCCCGCCACCACCTTACCAGTATTCCTCACCACCACCTCCAGTGTATTCATCACCAATTTACAAGTCACCTCCACCACCCGCTCCAATTTATAAGTCCCCACCACCACCTTACCGCTATTCCTCACCGCCACCTCCGGTGCATTCACCTCCACCACCATCACTTGTTTATAAGTCACCTCTACCACCTTATCATTATTCGACACCACCACCTCCAGTGCTTTCACCTCTACCATCACCAGTTTACAAATCACCACCACCATCTTTCCCAGTGTACAAGTCCCCTCCACCACCAGTTTACAAGTCTCCACCGCTATCTCCCCCGGTATATAAGTCATCCCCACCACCTCCTCCAGTGTACAAGTCTCCGCCACCACCAATCTACAAGTACAATTCACCACCACCCCCGTCTCCAGTTTACAAGTCCCTACCACCACCTGTTTACGAGCACGAGTCTCCTCCACCGCCTCCTCCAGTATATAAGTCACCACCACTATCTCCTCCAGTGTACAAGTCTCCACCACTGCCTATTTACAAATCTCCGCCTCCTCCGGTTTACAGTTCCCCACCACCACCAATATACAAGTCTCCACCTCCATCCGACCATTACTACTATTatactcctcctcctccttcgcACTACTAACGAATTGCATCCAAGTTTTGAGGTAATAACACGTAACCATTGTAAACTTTTGCTGTTGCATGATAAATCTTATCCCTTTCAACACAAAATGCCATGTGTATCATGCTAAGTACCAGCACTTAGATCCATGAAAATGACTAGCAGAAGGTTATCCTAAGAACCAAGGAACATTAGTTTTCCCTCTGTTTCCAAAAACTTGTGTTTGTTTAACATGCTTATCAACTTGGAAATGCGCATTGTTGATAGCCAACTGAAATTTTTGCAGGCAAATTGGGAAGAGAATCAGTGTTTGAGAGGTTCATGAAGATGTGGAAGAATAAGAATAAAAGCCCAATGCGAGGATGTTCTCAAGTTTTTTAATGTTTCCGTTCTATTTTGTAAATTGATTTTTGCGACTTAATTAATTCCCTGTTTGTGGGGTTTGTGTTGTTTTATGTACCATGCCGTACATGTTTGTAATGATTTTTATTGCAAAACGCCGGTTCAATAAAATAACTGTATTCATTTCGTGTCTTTTGAGTAAACTTCTAATGGTTCTACTACTTATTTTACgacatttttttctctctttctcttacATTTTCGGTTTAATATTATCGAtaagttttttaacaaaaaaggtTGATATACTTATGCAGTTCACTAGTTTGGTCTAATCCTAACTTCAGGTTTGCCTTTATCTTTTATCTCTACAtaccttttcaactcaaaggATGCTACTATAATTTGTGATCATAGTAGTGGTGATATTCCGAACTATTACATATAATTTAAGGCAGAAATATGATCCTAACGAGTATCTCACTGAGACATTAGGAAACATCATTAAAAGAGTATTTCTTGAATTAGTGCAACTATTTCTTAGTGGAATTTAtagttacaaaattcaaaattttgagattCTATTACTGATTAATTAAGGGCGTTATCACTATTTTTCTTATTATCACCATTATTTACCCCACATACTATAAGATTTTCTAGGGCACAGAGAAAGAGGTGGACTTTTTCTTGATCCGTTGTTGTATAAGTTTAAACTTTTGACGTGCAATTGTGCTATAATATTATACTAAATATATGTGTGAAATATTTTGTCTATATACATCACTTTTATCGTGAATACAATAGCTGAGTATAATAATATAGTATAATGTAATTGTACACCAAATAATGTAGCAAATATAACAATTGATCCGAATTACACGGAACTATAACAACAAGATCACTGCCTCCCAAATTttacaaaattagttttttttctctcttagattattgaaaattttcaaaaatattctaCATAATTTAAGCTTTTGTcctacaaaaatttgaaaagattTTACATTACAAGCTTAAGCTTAGATATATTAAATTTTGCCCCCAagattaattttccctttttatctATGGTCCCTAATCTATGAACCGATCCATATAGCTAGTTAGACtgtgataggttgcaattttatcatctattttattattaatttctcctATTATCCGacctgatgtggattaattgttagATTCTACGCACTTTTGAAGAATTGGCATTTATTACAGGGAATAGAACGAAAATACCATAACAAGAGTCAATTTGACAGTCATCAGGAAGGAGTCCAAGTGACAGGCGTCtaggggtatttttgaaatatcaagacgcgatcctttttggtaatttatgGAAGGcagcataaaagaagaaaaggaacgAAGGGCTGGAGCCTTCTTCCTCTCGGGAGGGAGGCCGCCGCACAGTAGAGTAGAGGCCCTACTTTGGAGTTGCTATGTTTGACTTTTCCTTCTTAGTTTTGGTAGTGATAATTCTCCCTCGGATGTGAGGAGAAATTAGGAGCTTTTGTTGACTTTTCCTTTGTGAGTTTTTGGAGTAGTTCCCAATTCACGCATGTCAGGAGTTTTAGAACTTTGACTTTTCCCTTTTCGTCTCTTAGTAGCTTTGTATGCCCGCATGGCAGGAACAATGGGAAGATTCAACCATTCTATGCAGGTTTCGTTTCCTTTGATTATTTGAACGAATTGAACTCTCGAAAATCAGAGACAATGGTCGCGACTCTTGCTCCAGTTTTGTATGGTTTCTTCTCATcaagtatgaactaatttccGCACTCTAATTAGGGAACAACGGATACTTTGAATCGCCTAAAATTGTGAGTTCGATTTAATTTcatcttttcattttatttattggtattcacaTATTCCTCGATTGTAgtatttatgattatttaattaattgattgtcttggatccggataattagttaacttGATAATCTACTGTCAATTAAGACattaaatctgtaattgtttaattaccttgaattagtgacaactgacatgattaggtttgtgtcaggagggatacgcgggctaatctaaaataaccttggtaatgcgttatttggttagaatagggctcctctaatacgtaaggcaattggggaattaaatcttacgggcgtacctaggattatttctcaattagagtagtggttaatgggcgtaccttaatcaccgacacagtaaggaggggttgactgtcatcgcttgtttggcagttataacctatttattagtaaataattggattTGGCTTTGCTTCGATAATCAATTAGGtgcaccattgctgaagttatttcttggctagagccttagttatcattcatttgattttagtaacttgttatttaatttttaatagttttttagattttatttgaatttctttgattgtcatcttctgcacaaaaacacccTCTTTGTTACTgtggatttgaaaagaaacagttactcccagtccctgtggattcgaccctgcttaccactatttacaaaaattaactttagttgagcaggtttttattattgcacaggtccGACACCTGTCAGACTGTAGTCCTCACATTTGTGGGATTTAACACCCAAGATTCCCCTTCTTGGAATGTAAAATGTAGATCTTCTATGTTAATAATTCAAGACCCTACTGTCATAAACGAAATGACTGATCAACTCCTGTAAACCTAATTTGACAACATTTAAATGAAGAACTTTAGCTAAAAGAATTATGGTCAAGCTAAAGAAAAAACCAGTTATTTTCCAACATATGCAATCATTgatcagggaaaaaaaaaagcaaaaagacaTCTTCAATCATTTAATAGCTTACCGGGCAAATTAACCCCTGAGTGAAAACTGGTTGCTCTAGAATCAAAATTTTACCTTAGTTACCCAGGCAActtttttgttgcttttttttttttttttttctttttgggtataTAGCTCCAGTTTTGCCCCCTCTGTCAAGCTTATATAATTATTAAGATAATAAAAGTGCCTTTAATAGTTAATATATCCATTGACTTGAGCTGTCATCAGTTTGGCTACTTCGATTCCATGAGGCCTTTTCAATTCACACTAGCTAGAAAAAATGGTAATAAAAGTACTCAGAAAATGGGGAATCATGAAAACCTTTTGTTCTATTCATTGCTAAGATGCTTTTCTCTATAAAGAGACTTCCTAACGAAAATACTTTGTAGATTTCTTTGCTCCAAGTGGTGCATGGAAAATTAATATTTTcaattatcaaataaaattcCCTTTTTTCGGTGTAGATTTCATCCATCCAGCTGTTAACACATTCTATAAATCCGAATTGACTAATCTTTTTGTTTCCATTTTCCAACTTGCGAATACGGCATCTTATATATTGTCTGCTAATTCTCTGCCAAATATGAATACATATCACTTTTCTGAGCAAGTGCAGAGTCATTATCATTTTTATTCCCACCTAACAAATTAGTGGTTGAGCATCTTTACATGCTATCAGGTCACAAGTTAATAATCTTTTAAAGAACATGTTAAATTAATTTATTGGTATGAATAGCAGTCAAAGAAGTATGTTAAAGTTAGTAATCTTTAAAATAATATGTTAAAATCATTCGTACAAATTAGTCAGAGAAGTAGCATAAACACCACGATGCAATTAATACTTTCAAGCTCAAGGTCTCTATTATGGAAATTTGCATCGGTCAATATACACTTGGCATAGTTGTATgcacgtctttttttttttttttggtattttacttCCTTGCCTTAAGTTGCCTGCAGACGTTTGTATTACAAATATATGGTACACTAAATATATAGTATGCACATTAATTTCTTTGGATTGCTTAAGATTATATTGTTAATAATAGGGGGTTTAACCATAAATTATAAC contains the following coding sequences:
- the LOC113711573 gene encoding uncharacterized protein, whose amino-acid sequence is MGSKAMRSRLAPLLTTVLVVFVALGLPSETAADYYKYSSPPPHNYSSPPPLLYSPPPPVYKSPPPPYHYFSPSPPEHSPPPPPPVYKSPPPPYHNSSPPPRVHSPPPPPYHYLSPPPPVHSSPPPPVYKLPPPPFYKSPPPPYHYSSPPPPPPPVYKSPPPPPPVYKSLPPPYHYSSPPPPVHSPPPPPVYKSPPPPYHYTSPPPPMHSPPPPPPPIYKSPPPPPPVYKSPPPPYHYSSPPPPVYSPLPPPVYKSPPPPPPVYESSPPPYHYSSPPPPVHSPPSPPVYKSPPPLYHYSSPPPPVHSPPPPTIYQSPPPLPPVYKSPPPPYHYSSPPPVSKSPPPPYHYSSPPPLAHSPPPPPVYKSPPPPPPVYKSPPPPYHYSSPPPPMHSSLPPPIYKSPPPPYHYTSPPPPVHSPPPPTVYKSPPPPPPVYKSPPPPYHYSLPPPPVHSPPPPPIYKSPLPPPPIYKSPPPPYQYSSPPPPVHSPPPPPIYKSPPPVYKSPPPPYHYSSPPPPVHSLPSPPVYKSPPPPYHYTSPPPPVHSPPPVYKSPPPPYHYSSPPPPVHSPSPPSVYKSSPPPYHYYSPPPPVHSPPPPPIYKSPPPPPPVYKSPPPPVYRSPPPPYQYSSPPPPVYSSPIYKSPPPPAPIYKSPPPPYRYSSPPPPVHSPPPPSLVYKSPLPPYHYSTPPPPVLSPLPSPVYKSPPPSFPVYKSPPPPVYKSPPLSPPVYKSSPPPPPVYKSPPPPIYKYNSPPPPSPVYKSLPPPVYEHESPPPPPPVYKSPPLSPPVYKSPPLPIYKSPPPPVYSSPPPPIYKSPPPSDHYYYYTPPPPSHY